GATGCCTGTTTTTTGTTTTGCAGCTAGTCAAGCTGTTCATTTAACGTGGCAAATGTATCTTATTGTGTTTGTGATTCTTCATATTTTTGTTTACCCTGCCAGTAATGGATTTAATAGTTTTTATGATAAAGATGAAGGAAGTATTGGAGGCTTGAAAAACCCACCCAAAGTAAATCAAGACTTGCTCACTACCTCACTTATTTTTGATATAATCGGACTTTTTTTTAGCTTCGTTTTTGTGAATTGGCAGTTTGCTTTACTTGTTTTTATTTATGGATTGATGTCTAAGGCATATAGCCATCCAAGTATTAGACTGAAAAAATATGCAATTGGTGGGTGGCTGACAGTCGGAATTTTTCAAGGTGCATGTACGTATTTGATGTGTGTACTTGCTTTTGAGAAGGATTTTTCAATGTCTTCTGATACTGCTTTTAATGGCTTTGAAGTGTTTTTTCAAGAAAGACATCTTTTTGCTGCTGCTCTGATTTCTGTTTTGCTTTTGGGTTCTTATCCCATGACACAGATTTATCAGCATGAAGAAGATGCAAAACGAGGCGACAAAACAATTAGTTTGCTTTTAGGCATTCGTGGAACATTTATTTTTACCATTTTATTTTTTGGAATAGCAACCATAGGGTTTTATTTTTATTTTTCTACGTATCAATATGAATTTTACTTTTGGCTTTTTCAGGCTTTTTTAGCTCCTGTGTTGCTTTATTTTGTTTATTGGACTTTTCTTTCGTGGAAAGATGCTGAACAAGCCAATTTTCAAAGAACAATGCTTTTGAATGTTTTGTCTTCGTTAAGTATGATTGCTTATTTTACGGTGATTATGTTAATTTAAGTAGCCAACACTTTCCAAAGTGTTGTAAAATATTTTTATATTGCAAAAACTCCTTTTATTTTATAATTTATTTTTATATTTTAGAAAGATAATTAAAAACAGTTAGCTTTTATAAGTTTTATCTTGTCTAAACTTATGCAAAAATATAAAAATCTTAAAGCAGGTTATATTTGTGATACCATTGCAAAAACGATTTCAGAATATAAAAAAGAATTATTAGAAAGCGACGAAAACGAACAAACTAAAAAGAGTAAACTAGGGCAAATAGATGGTTTATTAGATTATGTAAGTTGTTTTGATGTTTATTTTCCAAATGTACAGAAGGTAAATTTTGAACGATTAAATCCTGTTTTAGCAGTTTTGAATAACATTATTACTAGAGGACTTCCCACTAAAGTACCTTTATTAGTAGAAAAAATATTTGTAGAAATAGGTCTTTTGAAGGATAATGAGAAAGAATATGTATTTGATTATTCTACTTCAATAAATGAGATAGGATACGAAACCGTTTTTGATTTGCTACATATTATAGAACCTAATCTTGCTATTTCTAAAACAGAATATGGAGGTAAGGGAAGTGATTTTGAATGGAATTTTTTAAATAAAACTCTATCAGATTATCCATTTTTAAAGCAAATTTTTCAATCACAAAGAGATTTTTCTACTATAAATAAAGAAGTAAATGGAGGTAGAAGTGTAGATTTTTCTTACTCTTCACCTTATCATACTTTTGATGCAGAATTAGGAAAAAACACAAACAGAACAAGAGGTTTTATTGTAGAAGTGGATGGCTCACATCATCAAAATTACGATTATAAATTATACGATACTTACAGAGATGCAAAGGCAGAAGATGCCAATTTTGAAACCTTTAGAATTACAGAGCTACAAGGAGAAAAAACAGATTTAACACTAGAAGCCATTTTTAGCAGAGCAAGTTATCAAATTTATCAAAGTAATTATCAGATAACTATTTCTGATTTTTTAGAGGAGTATAGTCTAATTTTTATTCCTTTAGCTGTTGCAAGAATACAAAAAACGCTCATTGAATATTTTTTAGCAAATTCAGAACAACTCAATAAAAAGGAATTGAATATTGCTATTATTGAACGAGATTTTCCATGTGGTGCTTTGGCTATTGAATCTTTGAAAGAATTAATTTTAAATATAAATGGTCTTTTAGAAGAGAATGAAAAGCAACATTTTCCAAAAATTAACCTAACTACTTTTCAGAATGAGAAATATGTTTTAGATAAAAAATTACATCTTGATGCTACTCTTCAAAATGAAGCCCATTTTCAAAAAAATGATTTTGATATTATCTTAGACCATTCTATTTTAAGGCGTTCGAATGTTTATAAAGAAACTACTTTTCAGAGTAATTCAAAAGAAATCATCAAAATTCGTTCTGCCCATTTTGTAGATAACAGTTTTGGAAATGCTCGTCGAACATATTGTACTGAATTACTAAATTATAAAAAATTAGTAGAAAAACAAGATGATAGTTCATATAAATCAATAGAAGAGAGTGAAAAATATATCAATTTTTTCATTCAGACTATCTTTCGCAAAAAAGAGTTTAGAGAAGGACAGCTTCCCATTATTTCAAGAGCCTTACAGCTCAAACCTGTCATTGGATTATTACCAACAGGAGGGGGAAAATCACTTACTTTCCAACTTTCAGCATTTTTGCAACCTGCCCTTTGTGTAGTAGTCGATCCTATAAAATCATTAATGGAAGACCAAGTACGAGTTTTGAAAACCAATTGGATTGACTGTTGTGATTTTATTAATTCAAATTTATCAAGAGAAGAAAGAAAAGAGAAAGAAATAAACTTTAGATTTGGCGAAACATTATTTATGTTTATTTCTCCAGAGCGTTTTGTAATTAAAGAGTTTAGAGAGATTTTAATGACTATTCCTGCTACTCCTTTTGGGTTGTCGTTTGGCTATTGTGTAATTGATGAAGTGCATTGTGTTTCGGAATGGGGACACGACTTCAGAACTACTTATTTGATGTTAGGAAAAAATGCACAAAACTATTTACCTACCAAAAGCAAAAAACCTGTTTGTTTGATAGGACTTACTGCGACAGCTTCTTTTGATGTTTTGGCAGATATTGAAAGAGAATTAGATATTCGTCATGATGATGTTTCTAATGCAATTATTATGATAGAAAATACTATTCGTCCAGAATTATTTTTTAGAGTAATTGATGCAACAGGA
This is a stretch of genomic DNA from Bernardetia sp. MNP-M8. It encodes these proteins:
- a CDS encoding UbiA family prenyltransferase — its product is MITRSTLLHLRIPFSIFLMPVFCFAASQAVHLTWQMYLIVFVILHIFVYPASNGFNSFYDKDEGSIGGLKNPPKVNQDLLTTSLIFDIIGLFFSFVFVNWQFALLVFIYGLMSKAYSHPSIRLKKYAIGGWLTVGIFQGACTYLMCVLAFEKDFSMSSDTAFNGFEVFFQERHLFAAALISVLLLGSYPMTQIYQHEEDAKRGDKTISLLLGIRGTFIFTILFFGIATIGFYFYFSTYQYEFYFWLFQAFLAPVLLYFVYWTFLSWKDAEQANFQRTMLLNVLSSLSMIAYFTVIMLI